A section of the Kribbella sp. HUAS MG21 genome encodes:
- a CDS encoding DUF4832 domain-containing protein — protein MMRPFRLLSTLATVGALLATAAGTPAHATISGTSATNTATTVTYRFSYTGTPQFLRVYVDTDRSTATGYAQAGTGADYLLENGFQAEAPLETSAKYTHTYTGSGGVTYTPSADNFANPERGLYHHTGDCDKADFSQATLQSYRSTQGISLVMCVFYLAEYKNGPIAQAALDQLQQQLDTVRAAGLKLILRFAYTTSTAGDDASKDRVLAHLDQLAPYLNAGKDVIAVVQAGLIGAWGEWYYTQNFGNAGTISSTDWANRKAVTDKLLSVVPSTRMIQLRTPKFKRTMYSTTPVQPGAAYNGSALSRIGHHNDCFLASPDDFGTYENPSVEYPYLQAETTYVAMGGETCAANPPRSECPTATSELAQFHWSYLNTDYEPNVLNSWTAGGCLATVTKNLGYRFRLTSGSYPAAASPGGSLPISFTVHNDGYATPFNPRNLELVLRNTATGTNYKLPLTSDPRRWTAGTSTTVQQTLTVPTNLPAGSYTLLLNLPDPLLSTRPEYSIRLANQGTWDAATGMNSLLHTLTVS, from the coding sequence ATGATGCGTCCGTTCCGGCTGCTCAGCACGCTTGCCACGGTCGGCGCCCTGCTGGCCACGGCCGCGGGCACCCCTGCCCACGCGACGATCAGCGGCACCAGCGCGACCAACACCGCCACCACCGTCACCTACCGCTTCTCCTACACCGGCACCCCGCAGTTCCTCCGCGTGTACGTCGACACCGACCGCAGTACGGCGACCGGCTACGCCCAGGCCGGGACCGGCGCCGACTACCTCCTGGAGAACGGCTTCCAGGCGGAGGCCCCGCTCGAGACCTCCGCGAAGTACACGCACACCTACACCGGCAGCGGCGGAGTCACCTACACCCCGTCCGCCGACAACTTCGCCAACCCGGAGCGCGGCCTCTACCACCACACCGGCGACTGCGACAAAGCCGACTTCTCGCAAGCCACGCTGCAGAGCTACCGCAGCACCCAGGGCATCTCCCTGGTCATGTGCGTCTTCTACCTGGCCGAGTACAAGAACGGCCCGATCGCCCAGGCAGCCCTCGACCAGCTCCAGCAGCAACTCGACACCGTCCGCGCCGCCGGCCTCAAACTGATCCTCCGGTTCGCCTACACCACCTCGACGGCCGGCGACGACGCCTCCAAGGACCGCGTCCTCGCGCACCTCGACCAGTTGGCGCCGTACCTGAACGCCGGCAAGGACGTCATCGCCGTCGTCCAGGCCGGACTGATCGGCGCCTGGGGCGAGTGGTACTACACGCAGAACTTCGGCAACGCCGGCACGATCTCCAGCACCGACTGGGCGAACCGCAAGGCCGTCACGGACAAGCTCCTCAGCGTCGTCCCGTCGACCCGGATGATCCAGCTGCGCACCCCGAAGTTCAAACGGACCATGTACTCGACCACCCCGGTCCAGCCGGGCGCCGCCTACAACGGCTCGGCGCTGTCGCGGATCGGCCACCACAACGACTGTTTCCTCGCCAGCCCCGACGACTTCGGCACCTACGAGAACCCGTCCGTCGAGTACCCGTACCTCCAGGCCGAGACGACGTACGTCGCCATGGGCGGCGAGACCTGCGCCGCGAACCCGCCCCGCTCCGAGTGCCCCACCGCGACCAGCGAACTCGCGCAGTTCCACTGGTCCTACCTCAACACCGACTACGAGCCGAACGTGCTCAACTCCTGGACCGCCGGCGGCTGCCTGGCGACCGTCACCAAGAACCTCGGCTACCGCTTCCGCCTGACCTCCGGCAGCTATCCCGCCGCCGCCTCCCCCGGCGGCAGCCTGCCGATCTCGTTCACCGTCCACAACGACGGCTACGCCACACCTTTCAACCCCCGCAACCTCGAGCTGGTACTGCGGAACACGGCAACCGGCACCAACTACAAGCTCCCGCTCACGTCGGACCCGCGGCGCTGGACCGCGGGCACGTCGACCACCGTCCAGCAGACGTTGACGGTGCCAACGAATCTTCCGGCAGGCTCGTACACCCTGCTGCTCAACCTGCCGGATCCGCTTCTGTCCACTCGCCCCGAGTACTCGATCCGCCTCGCGAACCAGGGCACCTGGGACGCGGCGACCGGGATGAACTCGCTCCTGCACACACTCACTGTCAGCTAG
- a CDS encoding alpha/beta hydrolase: MRTNVNFISGGLELAAHVYLPEQQYDAPRPAIVVGHPGTGVKEQAAGLYAQRLAEQGFVTLAYDAAYQGESEGLPRGLEDPAQRVEDLKAAVSYLTTRADVDAERIGVLGICASGGYGLVATATDPRIKALATVSAADIARQFRVGADGTQDPAVFEGLLAAAAAARTAEARGDDVQTFKLFPETEEAARAGGQHVYEGWEYYCTPRGRHERSTKILPWVSVDHIATFDAFHAVHLIAPRPLLMMAGRNAVTAWMSVEAFQKARGPKQFSWIENATHVDLYDRDEYVTPAVAELTTFFDGALRAA, from the coding sequence ATGCGAACCAACGTGAACTTCATCAGCGGCGGCCTGGAGCTCGCCGCACACGTCTACCTCCCCGAACAGCAGTACGACGCTCCGCGCCCGGCGATCGTGGTCGGTCATCCCGGGACCGGTGTGAAGGAGCAGGCCGCCGGCCTCTACGCCCAGCGCCTCGCCGAGCAGGGCTTCGTCACGCTGGCGTACGACGCCGCGTACCAGGGCGAGAGCGAAGGCCTCCCGCGCGGCCTCGAGGATCCGGCACAGCGCGTCGAGGACCTGAAGGCGGCCGTCTCCTACCTGACCACCCGCGCGGACGTCGACGCGGAGCGGATCGGAGTCCTCGGCATCTGCGCGTCAGGCGGCTACGGACTCGTCGCCACCGCCACCGACCCGCGGATCAAGGCGCTCGCCACCGTGAGTGCGGCCGACATCGCGCGGCAGTTCCGGGTCGGCGCCGACGGGACCCAAGACCCGGCCGTCTTCGAGGGACTGCTCGCCGCCGCGGCCGCGGCTCGTACGGCGGAGGCGCGCGGGGACGACGTACAGACCTTCAAGCTCTTCCCGGAGACCGAGGAAGCCGCACGCGCCGGCGGGCAGCACGTGTACGAGGGCTGGGAGTACTACTGCACGCCCCGCGGCCGGCACGAGCGCTCCACCAAGATCCTGCCGTGGGTCAGCGTCGACCACATCGCCACCTTCGACGCCTTCCACGCGGTCCACCTGATCGCACCGCGGCCGCTGCTGATGATGGCCGGCCGCAACGCCGTCACCGCGTGGATGAGTGTCGAGGCCTTCCAGAAAGCGCGCGGTCCGAAGCAGTTCAGCTGGATCGAGAACGCCACGCACGTCGACCTCTACGACCGCGACGAGTACGTCACGCCCGCGGTCGCCGAGCTGACGACCTTCTTCGACGGCGCCCTCCGAGCCGCCTGA
- a CDS encoding helix-turn-helix transcriptional regulator, with translation MDNELGEFLRSRRAALEPAQVGLPDDGRLRRVPGLRREELAQLAHVSVDYIVRLEQGRTRRVSRPVLDALADALRLAADEREYLFTVADVAPAPARRPSLPDVAPQLRQLLDRMYDVPAMVLHRGMAVLAWNQGAAGLLTDFGALPLEHRNLIRLTFLDERVRALYDDWPRAARECVAVLRMEAGRTPHDPAITSLVGELSVRDADFRTWWATHQVRGPRQLTKTYNHPTAGRLTLDVQQFTVDTHPEQLLVAYTAEPGSPSYDALRFLLQVSGESVHG, from the coding sequence ATGGACAACGAGCTCGGTGAGTTCCTGCGGTCGCGGCGTGCGGCGCTCGAACCGGCGCAGGTGGGTCTGCCGGACGACGGGCGGTTGCGGCGGGTGCCGGGACTGCGGCGGGAGGAGCTGGCACAGCTCGCGCACGTCAGCGTCGACTACATCGTCCGCCTGGAGCAGGGGCGGACGCGCCGGGTCTCGCGGCCGGTGCTCGACGCGCTGGCGGACGCGCTGCGGCTCGCGGCGGACGAACGCGAGTACCTGTTCACCGTCGCGGACGTAGCGCCCGCGCCGGCCCGCCGTCCCAGCCTGCCCGACGTGGCTCCCCAGTTGCGGCAACTCCTCGACCGGATGTACGACGTACCGGCGATGGTCCTGCACCGCGGCATGGCCGTGCTCGCCTGGAACCAGGGCGCCGCCGGGCTCCTCACCGACTTCGGTGCCCTGCCGCTCGAGCACCGCAACCTGATCCGCCTCACGTTCCTCGACGAACGCGTCCGCGCGCTGTACGACGACTGGCCGCGCGCCGCGCGCGAGTGCGTCGCCGTACTGCGGATGGAAGCCGGCCGCACACCCCACGATCCCGCGATCACGTCCCTCGTCGGCGAGCTGAGCGTGCGGGACGCCGACTTCCGGACCTGGTGGGCGACGCATCAGGTCCGTGGGCCGCGGCAACTCACCAAGACCTACAACCACCCGACCGCGGGCCGCCTCACCCTGGACGTGCAGCAGTTCACCGTCGACACGCACCCGGAGCAGCTGCTCGTCGCGTACACCGCCGAACCCGGCAGCCCGTCGTACGACGCGCTCCGCTTCCTGCTCCAGGTATCGGGCGAGTCCGTGCACGGCTGA
- a CDS encoding nucleoside hydrolase, producing the protein MVIPLILDCDPGHDDAMAILLAVADPAVDLLAVTTVAGNQTVDKCTLNARRVLSLAGVSSVPVAQGAAVPLARPLRIADDVHGGTGLDGPVFAGEPAVPLSAYSAHDVLVDVLRTGPATVVATGALTNVARLLIDEPDVASNITEIVWMGGSTERGNIAPLAEANAYVDPEAADVVVRSGVPFTMCGLNVTHQALVTEEVLARFERIGTPLARVCAEWMTFFASTYRELFGFAAPPLHDPVAVARVIDPAVVGCVDANLVIETRGEWTAGATVVDLDGYTGRPPNAKVAVSLDQQAFWDRMVGAVAALG; encoded by the coding sequence ATGGTGATCCCGCTGATCCTCGACTGCGATCCCGGCCACGACGATGCGATGGCGATCCTGCTCGCGGTTGCCGATCCTGCTGTCGACCTGCTCGCCGTGACGACGGTGGCCGGCAACCAGACCGTCGACAAGTGCACGCTGAACGCGCGTCGGGTGCTGTCCCTCGCCGGGGTTTCGTCGGTTCCGGTCGCGCAGGGTGCCGCGGTGCCGTTGGCGCGGCCGTTGCGGATCGCTGACGACGTGCACGGCGGGACCGGGCTGGATGGGCCGGTATTCGCCGGTGAGCCCGCAGTGCCGCTCTCGGCGTACTCCGCGCACGACGTGTTGGTCGACGTACTGCGCACCGGACCGGCGACGGTTGTCGCGACCGGGGCGTTGACGAACGTCGCGCGGCTGCTCATAGACGAGCCGGACGTGGCGTCGAACATCACCGAGATCGTGTGGATGGGCGGGTCCACCGAGCGCGGGAACATCGCGCCGCTCGCGGAGGCCAACGCGTACGTCGACCCGGAGGCGGCGGACGTGGTGGTGCGGTCGGGGGTGCCGTTCACGATGTGCGGGCTGAACGTCACGCATCAGGCGCTGGTGACGGAGGAGGTGCTCGCGCGGTTCGAGCGGATCGGGACGCCGTTGGCGCGGGTCTGTGCCGAGTGGATGACGTTCTTCGCGTCGACGTACCGGGAGCTGTTCGGGTTCGCGGCGCCGCCGTTGCACGATCCGGTCGCGGTGGCGCGGGTGATCGATCCGGCGGTTGTCGGCTGTGTCGACGCGAACCTGGTGATCGAGACCCGGGGCGAGTGGACGGCCGGCGCGACTGTTGTGGATCTGGACGGTTACACGGGGCGCCCGCCGAACGCGAAGGTCGCTGTCTCGCTCGATCAGCAGGCGTTCTGGGACCGGATGGTCGGGGCGGTGGCCGCGCTCGGCTGA
- a CDS encoding ROK family transcriptional regulator has protein sequence MTEEPAGGDLSRLRQLNAVAVLRELRGDQPLTLTELSKRTGLSRASTEDVARDLLGRGWLAEVAPAAGSVGRPARRYRFNAGAGRLLGVDVGGHKVLALVTDLDGEVISQARLEIDATAGRRARLAALDRCVAKALRKASTGADGIWATGVATTGLVDGTGKVMLSDSLPEWSGVDLAAHVRRLVPGPVRVENDCKLAALAETWRGVARYAKDVVFLLAGLRTGAGLIIDGKLHRGFANWSGEIGALPAAGWQQAPEHLHTWLERTGAVEADGFERVFGAARGGDEGALAAVDEYVQDLAVGASALVLTLDPQLVVIGGGFSRSADVMVEPLRRELDRWCLRTPEIRVSAFADEGVALGAVRLALDEVESSITDGLRP, from the coding sequence ATGACCGAGGAGCCGGCCGGCGGGGATCTGTCGCGGTTGCGGCAGCTCAACGCGGTCGCCGTACTGCGGGAACTGCGCGGGGACCAGCCGCTGACGCTGACCGAGTTGTCGAAACGGACAGGACTGTCGCGCGCTTCGACCGAGGACGTCGCGCGGGACCTGCTCGGGCGCGGGTGGCTGGCGGAGGTGGCGCCGGCGGCGGGGTCGGTGGGGCGGCCGGCGCGGCGGTACCGGTTCAACGCCGGTGCCGGACGGTTGCTCGGGGTGGATGTCGGCGGTCACAAGGTGCTCGCGTTGGTGACGGACCTCGACGGTGAGGTGATCAGCCAGGCGCGGCTCGAGATCGACGCGACGGCCGGGCGGCGGGCGCGGCTCGCGGCGCTGGACCGGTGTGTGGCGAAGGCGCTGCGCAAGGCGTCGACCGGGGCGGACGGGATCTGGGCGACCGGCGTCGCGACCACCGGTCTCGTCGACGGGACCGGGAAGGTGATGCTGTCGGACTCGCTGCCGGAGTGGAGCGGCGTCGACCTGGCCGCGCACGTACGGCGTCTGGTCCCCGGCCCGGTGCGCGTGGAGAACGACTGCAAGCTGGCCGCCCTCGCCGAAACGTGGCGCGGCGTCGCGCGCTACGCCAAGGACGTCGTCTTCCTCCTGGCCGGCCTCCGCACCGGCGCGGGCCTCATCATCGACGGCAAACTCCACCGCGGCTTCGCCAACTGGTCCGGCGAAATAGGAGCCCTCCCCGCCGCCGGCTGGCAACAGGCCCCCGAACACCTCCACACCTGGCTCGAACGAACTGGTGCGGTGGAAGCAGACGGCTTCGAGCGGGTGTTCGGCGCCGCCCGCGGGGGTGATGAAGGGGCCCTGGCAGCGGTGGACGAGTACGTGCAGGATTTGGCGGTGGGGGCGTCCGCGTTGGTGTTGACGTTGGATCCGCAACTGGTGGTGATCGGGGGTGGGTTCTCGCGGTCGGCGGATGTGATGGTGGAGCCGTTGCGGCGGGAGCTGGATCGGTGGTGTCTGCGGACGCCGGAGATCCGGGTGTCGGCGTTCGCGGACGAAGGGGTGGCGCTGGGCGCGGTGCGGCTGGCGCTCGACGAGGTCGAGTCGTCGATCACCGACGGGCTCAGACCTTGA
- a CDS encoding DUF4832 domain-containing protein codes for MRRLVTALAAIGLLLPTQAAMAHDAPRTATRGYTTSDEVIANPERGFYHHTETHYRADGKGYVPLNLTTLRNYRTQENITQILRVFYLEKFASQDVIDEQYLDLVRADFATARAAGIKVIVRFAYALPGAGWPPPTPYGDAPVARVLKHIQQLTPVLRQNVGVIEVVQSGFVGLWGEGYYTDHFSNPQDPSQVSDQNWADRKAVVTALLAALPKDRTVQVRTPYMKQRMFGVPTGTAGALTAEQAYDGSALARVGHHNDCFLASPDDFGTYLSDPIELDKDFVAQDTNYVPEGGETCNVNPPRSEWESASAEMARLHFSYLNTDYNKDVLGSWGANITTAQQKLGYRFALTQSTVTTKASPRGTVQVGLQVRNDGWAAPYNTRRVQLLFQSDKHTFKVDVPADPRRWGAGTTTDLNWTVAAPPVPGKYRVLLNLPDPRLSTQPEYSIRLANTGTWQPATGYNDLGQTVTVG; via the coding sequence ATGAGACGGCTTGTCACGGCCCTCGCGGCGATCGGCCTGCTACTGCCGACGCAGGCAGCCATGGCGCACGACGCACCACGCACGGCGACCCGCGGCTACACCACCTCCGACGAGGTGATCGCGAACCCCGAGCGCGGCTTCTACCACCACACGGAGACGCACTACCGCGCCGACGGCAAGGGCTACGTACCGCTCAATCTCACTACCTTGCGCAACTACCGCACCCAGGAGAACATCACGCAGATCCTCCGCGTGTTCTACCTGGAGAAGTTCGCGAGCCAGGACGTCATCGACGAGCAGTACCTCGACCTGGTCCGCGCCGACTTCGCCACCGCCCGCGCGGCCGGCATCAAGGTGATCGTGCGGTTCGCGTACGCCCTGCCCGGGGCCGGCTGGCCGCCGCCGACGCCGTACGGCGACGCGCCCGTCGCCCGGGTCCTGAAGCACATCCAGCAACTGACGCCGGTGCTGCGCCAGAACGTCGGCGTGATCGAGGTCGTCCAGTCGGGCTTCGTCGGGCTGTGGGGTGAGGGCTACTACACAGACCACTTCAGCAACCCGCAGGACCCGAGCCAGGTCTCGGACCAGAACTGGGCGGATCGCAAGGCCGTCGTCACGGCGCTGCTCGCGGCGCTGCCGAAGGACCGGACAGTCCAGGTGCGGACGCCGTACATGAAGCAGCGGATGTTCGGCGTGCCGACCGGGACCGCGGGCGCGCTGACCGCGGAGCAGGCGTACGACGGTTCGGCGCTGGCGCGGGTCGGCCACCACAACGACTGCTTCCTGGCCAGCCCGGACGACTTCGGGACCTACCTCAGCGACCCGATCGAGCTCGACAAGGATTTCGTTGCCCAGGACACCAACTACGTGCCGGAGGGCGGCGAGACCTGCAACGTCAACCCACCGCGGTCCGAGTGGGAGTCGGCATCGGCCGAGATGGCTCGCCTGCACTTCTCGTACCTGAACACCGACTACAACAAGGACGTGCTCGGCAGCTGGGGCGCGAACATCACGACCGCCCAGCAGAAGCTCGGCTACCGCTTCGCCCTCACCCAGAGCACCGTCACCACCAAGGCAAGCCCGCGCGGGACGGTACAGGTCGGTCTGCAGGTCCGCAACGACGGCTGGGCCGCGCCGTACAACACGCGCCGCGTGCAGCTGCTCTTCCAGAGCGACAAGCACACGTTCAAGGTCGACGTCCCCGCCGACCCGCGGCGCTGGGGAGCCGGTACGACGACCGACCTGAACTGGACGGTCGCCGCACCGCCCGTCCCCGGCAAGTACCGCGTACTACTCAACCTGCCGGACCCGCGGCTCTCCACGCAGCCCGAGTACTCGATCCGCCTCGCCAACACCGGCACCTGGCAGCCGGCCACCGGCTACAACGATCTCGGCCAGACGGTGACTGTCGGATAG